In Monodelphis domestica isolate mMonDom1 chromosome 4, mMonDom1.pri, whole genome shotgun sequence, one DNA window encodes the following:
- the DGAT2 gene encoding diacylglycerol O-acyltransferase 2 — protein sequence MKTLIAAYSGVLRGTGSSILSALQDLFSIPWLNKSKVEKQLQVISVLQWVLSFLVLGITCSLIFMYIFCTDCWLISVLYFTWLIFDWNTPKKGGRRSKWVRNWAVWRYFRDYFPIRLVKTHNLLTTRNYIFGYHPHGIMGLGAFCNFSTEATEVGKKFPGIRPYLATLAGNFRVPVLREYLMSGGICPVNRDTIDYLLSKNGSGNAIIIVVGGAAESLNSAPGKNAVTLKNRKGFVKLALRHGADLVPIYSFGENEVYKQIIFEEGSWGRWVQKKFQKYIGFAPCLFHGRGFFSSNTWGLVPYSKPITTVVGEPITIPKLEHPSQKDIDLYHGMYMESLVKLFDKHKTKFGLPETEVLEVN from the exons GCACTGGCTCTAGCATCCTCTCTGCACTACAGGACTTGTTCTCCATCCCCTGGCTAAATAAATCTAAGGTTGAGAAACAGCTTCAGGTCATCTCTGTGCTACAATGGgtcctttccttccttgtcttGG GAATTACATGCAGTCTCATCTTTATGTACATATTCTGCACAGATTGTTGGCTGATCTCAGTACTGTATTTCACATGGCTGATTTTTGACTGGAATACCCCAAAGAAAG GTGGCAGGAGATCAAAATGGGTGAGAAATTGGGCTGTGTGGAGATATTTCCGAGATTATTTCCCCATCAGG CTGGTGAAGACTCACAACTTGCTGACAACTCGAAATTACATCTTTGGATATCACCCCCATGGTATCATGGGCTTGGGGGCCTTCTGCAACTTTAGCACTGAAGCCACAGAGGTTGGAAAGAAATTTCCTGGTATCCGGCCTTATCTGGCAACGTTAGCTGGGAACTTCAGGGTCCCTGTGTTAAGAGAATACTTAATGTCTGGag GTATCTGCCCTGTCAACCGTGACACCATTGATTATCTGCTTTCCAAGAATGGGAGCGGCAATGCTATCATCATTGTGGTGGGGGGTGCTGCCGAGTCCTTGAATTCCGCACCTGGAAAGAATGCTGTCACTCTGAAGAATCGGAAGGGCTTTGTGAAACTAGCCTTGAGGCATGG GGCTGACTTGGTTCCCATCTATTCCTTTGGGGAAAACGAGGTTTATAAACAAATAATCTTTGAGGAGGGTTCATGGGGCCGATGGGTCCAGAAGAAGTTCCAGAAATACATTGGCTTTGCTCCTTGCCTTTTCCATGGTCGTGGCTTCTTCTCCTCCAACACTTGGGGCCTAGTACCGTACTCTAAGCCTATCACCACAGTTG TGGGTGAGCCCATCACCATTCCCAAACTTGAGCATCCAAGCCAGAAGGACATCGACCTATACCATGGCATGTACATGGAGTCCCTGGTGAAACTCTTTGACAAGCACAAAACTAAGTTTGGCCTTCCTGAGACAGAAGTTCTGGAAGTGAACTAA